One genomic segment of Pedobacter endophyticus includes these proteins:
- a CDS encoding acyl-CoA thioesterase — translation MTLEERIENSKTSIFKAVFPNTTNHYDTLFGGTAMHLMDEAAFITATRFSRQIMVTVSSDRIDFKKPIPAGTIVELIGKVIHIGNTSLKVSVEIYIEQMYAEGRELAVHGEFTFVAIDEHKKPVQVIK, via the coding sequence ATGACCTTAGAAGAAAGAATCGAAAACTCAAAAACGAGTATTTTTAAAGCGGTGTTTCCAAATACCACCAACCACTACGATACACTATTTGGCGGTACTGCCATGCATTTAATGGATGAGGCAGCTTTTATAACGGCAACACGTTTTAGCCGCCAAATTATGGTAACTGTTAGTAGCGACAGAATCGATTTTAAAAAGCCAATACCAGCTGGAACAATTGTAGAATTGATTGGAAAGGTAATCCACATTGGCAACACAAGCCTTAAGGTTAGTGTAGAGATTTACATCGAACAAATGTATGCCGAAGGGAGAGAACTTGCTGTGCATGGCGAATTCACATTTGTAGCTATAGACGAACACAAAAAGCCCGTTCAGGTAATTAAATAA
- a CDS encoding class I SAM-dependent methyltransferase, translating to MESKLTEKDFNRIAEQLACPSGEHGLKIGKMMHASNAGMTHAAIDALNIQKNEAVLEIGHGNGGHINYLLEKNENIAYFGADISSTIINEAKKVNEGALAHGRIHFELTDGTTLPFTDEKFDKVFTVNTIYFWNDPMGYLTEIKRVMRSNGLLVIAFADRGFMEKLPFTKYGFTLYNLEEVIHLIAVAGFKNVKAIAKRERIADDKGIEVERSYYLVEATA from the coding sequence ATGGAAAGCAAGCTTACAGAAAAAGACTTTAATCGTATTGCCGAGCAGCTCGCCTGCCCTAGTGGCGAACATGGCCTTAAGATTGGCAAAATGATGCATGCCAGTAACGCCGGCATGACGCACGCTGCAATTGATGCACTAAACATCCAAAAAAATGAGGCGGTATTAGAAATCGGACACGGAAACGGCGGGCACATCAATTATTTACTCGAAAAAAATGAAAACATAGCGTACTTCGGCGCCGATATTTCTTCAACGATCATCAACGAGGCTAAGAAGGTAAACGAAGGCGCTTTAGCACATGGCAGGATTCACTTTGAGTTAACCGACGGAACTACCCTCCCCTTTACGGATGAAAAATTTGATAAGGTTTTTACCGTAAACACGATCTACTTTTGGAACGACCCGATGGGCTACTTGACCGAAATAAAAAGAGTTATGCGCTCAAATGGGTTATTGGTAATCGCATTTGCCGATAGAGGTTTTATGGAGAAGCTGCCTTTTACCAAGTATGGTTTTACATTATACAATTTGGAGGAAGTGATCCATCTGATAGCTGTTGCAGGGTTTAAAAATGTAAAAGCCATCGCTAAACGCGAACGGATTGCAGATGATAAAGGTATTGAGGTAGAAAGAAGTTATTATTTAGTTGAAGCAACCGCTTAA
- a CDS encoding phosphatidate cytidylyltransferase — protein MKTRAITAFFFTIIMLGSILESYLFSAFYLVLSVLSLFEFYKLIKNSGIRPHRNIGLTAGALIFLMAAGLHYLEYDVKYLLLCIPLIFSVFIAELYKKNKIPFANISYTFVGFAYVTIPFCFFHALGFLSDWNEYNFHYPLAFLLMLWGNDTGAYLFGVKYGKRKLFERHSPKKSWEGFFGGMFTSLLVGVILSFIFTESSLWVWAGMAVLIASFGTLGDLIESMLKRSLDTKDSGGLLPGHGGLLDRFDGLLLAAPVVYAYLYLILY, from the coding sequence ATGAAAACCAGAGCCATAACCGCTTTCTTTTTTACCATTATAATGTTGGGCTCGATTTTAGAGAGTTACCTATTTTCGGCTTTTTACCTTGTTTTGAGCGTGCTTTCGCTGTTCGAATTTTACAAACTGATCAAAAATTCTGGAATCCGTCCGCACAGGAATATCGGATTAACAGCTGGTGCTTTGATTTTTTTGATGGCAGCCGGGTTGCATTACCTCGAGTACGATGTTAAATATCTGCTGCTTTGTATTCCGTTGATTTTTTCGGTGTTTATTGCTGAACTTTATAAAAAGAACAAAATTCCCTTCGCCAATATTTCTTACACCTTTGTAGGCTTTGCGTACGTAACCATTCCGTTTTGTTTTTTTCATGCACTCGGTTTTTTGAGCGACTGGAACGAGTACAACTTTCATTACCCGCTCGCTTTTTTGCTCATGTTATGGGGCAATGACACGGGGGCGTACCTGTTCGGCGTAAAATATGGCAAGCGCAAATTGTTTGAGCGCCATTCGCCCAAAAAAAGCTGGGAAGGCTTTTTCGGCGGAATGTTTACAAGCTTACTTGTAGGGGTTATTCTATCTTTCATATTTACCGAGAGTTCGCTTTGGGTATGGGCCGGAATGGCGGTGCTAATTGCTAGTTTTGGTACCTTGGGCGATTTGATAGAATCGATGCTGAAACGCAGTTTGGATACCAAAGACAGCGGCGGCTTATTGCCTGGCCACGGCGGTTTGCTCGATCGCTTTGACGGCCTGTTATTAGCTGCACCAGTAGTTTACGCTTATTTGTACTTAATTTTGTATTAA
- a CDS encoding putative signal transducing protein: protein MNENWIKVYTSSDVFAAEVLKQGLEEAGIPAVTINKQISAYNIGEVVVMVNKSDFDKAIEYIVQNEIE, encoded by the coding sequence GTGAACGAAAATTGGATTAAAGTATACACCTCGAGCGACGTATTTGCGGCAGAGGTTTTAAAACAGGGGCTGGAAGAGGCAGGGATTCCGGCCGTAACCATTAACAAGCAAATTTCTGCCTACAACATTGGTGAGGTAGTTGTGATGGTAAATAAATCTGATTTTGATAAAGCCATCGAATATATCGTTCAAAACGAAATTGAATAG
- a CDS encoding CPBP family intramembrane glutamic endopeptidase produces MNLVKPNKEEINPFLQLLLLLFYALIGGLVFGLIAVVIDTMIYGMSFFSNFSLMMAGDPKYIDGLKIIQIFSSIGTFIAPPLALALTEGQPITRFYGFKNPKPLLAGLVFLIMVASMPFMEWTVVINQKLVLPDFLKGLEQWMKEKEDEAMKLTIQLLTVRNNFDFVVNLIMIAVLPAIGEELMFRGGVQRSINKAFNSPHLAIWLTAIIFSAIHVQFYGFIPRMLLGAGFGYLYYFSGSIWYAILAHFLNNAYAVCAAFYMQKHNMPLDKADEPLGFAWYGYLISAIITIALFKFFKDSTTSERKLD; encoded by the coding sequence ATGAATCTTGTAAAACCTAATAAGGAGGAAATCAATCCGTTCTTACAATTACTTTTACTTTTATTTTACGCACTGATTGGGGGCCTGGTTTTCGGTCTGATCGCCGTTGTTATCGATACCATGATATACGGAATGAGCTTTTTCAGCAATTTTTCGCTAATGATGGCGGGCGACCCAAAGTATATTGACGGGCTAAAAATCATCCAGATTTTTAGTTCAATAGGCACATTTATTGCCCCGCCGCTTGCACTTGCCTTAACCGAAGGGCAGCCAATTACACGCTTTTACGGCTTTAAAAACCCTAAACCTTTGTTGGCGGGCCTGGTGTTTCTAATCATGGTGGCCAGTATGCCATTTATGGAATGGACGGTGGTTATTAACCAAAAACTGGTGCTTCCCGATTTTTTGAAGGGCCTGGAGCAGTGGATGAAGGAAAAGGAAGATGAGGCCATGAAACTCACCATTCAACTGCTTACGGTAAGAAACAATTTCGACTTCGTTGTAAACCTGATCATGATTGCGGTATTGCCGGCCATTGGCGAAGAATTAATGTTTCGGGGAGGGGTTCAACGATCGATAAACAAAGCGTTTAACAGCCCGCATTTGGCCATTTGGCTTACGGCTATTATTTTTAGCGCCATCCATGTTCAGTTTTACGGCTTTATTCCCCGCATGCTTTTAGGCGCAGGTTTCGGCTATCTTTACTACTTTAGTGGAAGCATTTGGTACGCCATATTGGCCCACTTTTTAAATAATGCCTATGCTGTATGTGCGGCTTTTTACATGCAAAAGCATAACATGCCGCTGGATAAAGCCGACGAGCCACTTGGTTTTGCATGGTACGGCTATTTAATTAGTGCAATAATTACCATAGCTTTGTTTAAATTTTTTAAAGACAGCACAACAAGTGAACGAAAATTGGATTAA
- the dusB gene encoding tRNA dihydrouridine synthase DusB, with translation MSVKIGNIDLGEFPLLLAPMEDVSDPPFRFVCKQNGADLMYTEFISSEGLIRDAAKSRQKLDIFEYERPIGIQIFGGDIDHMREAAEIAAAAGPDLVDINYGCPVKNVVCKGAGSSLLRDIDKMVKMTEAVVKASHLPVTVKTRLGWDDNTKNVYEVAERLQDVGIQALTIHGRTRAQLYKGEADWTLIREIKRNPRIKIPIFGNGDVDSPEKAANWRMEYEVDGIMIGRAAIGYPWIFREVKHFFKTGEHLPGPTIEERINVCRTHLDKSLEWKGPKTGIFEMRRHYANYFKGLPDFKPYRMRLVAEPDINNIYSILAEVAEKFANYDATAVMA, from the coding sequence ATGTCTGTAAAGATAGGAAATATAGATTTAGGCGAGTTCCCGTTATTGCTTGCGCCGATGGAAGATGTTAGCGATCCGCCGTTTCGGTTTGTCTGTAAACAAAACGGAGCCGATTTAATGTATACCGAGTTTATTTCGTCCGAAGGCTTAATTCGCGATGCGGCAAAAAGCAGGCAAAAGCTCGACATTTTTGAGTATGAAAGGCCAATTGGGATTCAGATTTTTGGTGGTGATATCGATCATATGCGTGAGGCTGCGGAAATTGCTGCGGCTGCGGGGCCCGACCTGGTTGATATTAACTATGGCTGTCCGGTTAAAAATGTAGTTTGCAAAGGCGCCGGATCGAGCTTACTCAGAGATATTGATAAGATGGTTAAAATGACGGAGGCCGTTGTTAAGGCATCACATTTGCCGGTTACCGTTAAAACTCGTTTGGGTTGGGATGATAACACGAAAAACGTTTACGAAGTGGCCGAGCGCCTTCAGGATGTGGGCATACAGGCCTTAACCATCCACGGTAGAACAAGGGCACAATTGTATAAAGGTGAGGCCGACTGGACTTTAATTCGCGAGATTAAGCGCAATCCACGCATTAAAATCCCGATTTTTGGCAATGGAGATGTTGATAGTCCAGAAAAAGCTGCAAACTGGCGCATGGAATATGAAGTGGATGGCATTATGATTGGAAGGGCTGCGATTGGTTACCCCTGGATTTTTCGCGAAGTAAAGCACTTTTTTAAAACCGGAGAGCATTTACCCGGGCCCACCATTGAAGAAAGGATAAATGTTTGCAGAACCCACCTCGACAAATCGCTCGAATGGAAAGGGCCAAAGACGGGAATCTTCGAGATGCGCAGACATTATGCAAATTACTTTAAGGGATTGCCAGATTTTAAACCGTACCGCATGCGTTTAGTCGCCGAGCCAGATATCAACAACATTTACAGCATTTTAGCCGAAGTGGCAGAAAAATTTGCCAACTATGATGCAACCGCAGTAATGGCTTGA
- the apaG gene encoding Co2+/Mg2+ efflux protein ApaG, whose translation MVTAITDGVKVSVETVYQPEYSNPANEHFMFAYRVEIANLTDYAVQLMRRQWFIFDSNSSRREVEGEGVVGVQPIIEPGDAHVYVSGCNLKTDMGTMRGAYLMKRLMDEAEFEVDIPEFHLVAPYKLN comes from the coding sequence ATGGTAACAGCTATTACAGACGGGGTTAAAGTTTCGGTAGAAACGGTATACCAGCCAGAATATTCGAATCCGGCGAATGAACACTTCATGTTTGCCTATCGGGTTGAAATTGCCAATCTTACTGATTATGCGGTACAGCTTATGCGTCGGCAATGGTTTATTTTCGATTCCAATAGCAGTCGAAGAGAAGTTGAGGGCGAAGGTGTAGTAGGTGTTCAGCCGATTATCGAACCGGGAGATGCGCATGTATATGTTTCCGGCTGTAACCTTAAAACCGACATGGGCACCATGAGGGGTGCCTACTTAATGAAGCGCCTGATGGATGAAGCTGAATTTGAGGTAGATATTCCCGAATTTCATCTGGTGGCACCCTATAAATTAAATTAA
- a CDS encoding Hsp70 family protein, with the protein MENINFGIDLGTTNSGIGKFYQGKVNIFKNPVGFRDTLPSVVAYRNSRILVGDKARELISVQPENVFSSFKRKMGSEHIYAVPAINENKTAINFSELVLRELINFVGDDKPTAAVITIPASFDTIQSNATKTAGYNAGLQEIVLLQEPIAACLAYANLQNIPINEDKTWLVYDFGGGTFDVALVNINNRELKVMDHEGNNFLGGLDIDNLMVEHILCPVLESELGISDLWKQIVGTEDSPYKKLFFELLYRAEEAKKELSIKESAFVELDIDSKFIELEITRQRFNELIHPKVIETITLTNRLLQKNSISKHQIERIILVGGTTYIPYVKTTLQKEFATIVDSSIDPTTAIIVGASYYAGTKTRQLSTSITDEKEVQTMLNDVKLAYEVNSQDDDELLVALVPNEFSGYYRITRSDGGFDTGLITFHSRFTEFLKLIPKNSNFFNVKIFDKYQNLVYEKENLVINHGIYNITGQPLPNDICLEIDDSLGTTYLEKIFRKNDILPLSKKLYKTISKPILKDSGEKLIINIVEGRAETSPASNLCIGYLEIKSEMLSANLLKGTDIEIDFEISESRDLTVNVFIGAIDLEITEVFNASAKQVSPSKIQHELENSLINVDEELLSSHHQEYSPTIDQLNDVRLEIIDLLRELIEIEGDLVTDRIYNIDERKRKVFQIYDDLVRRKHLLAEIDNYQTSKMEVKESLLLKPNPRIEGLFNKVIKNEAQFLNSNQLSLIKSKTKELDKISNEIYYQEDESYINLFYFYAYRELNEYADEKLARNFINGGEKAIAEANYKELRGIINGLYSLLKEKPKNYFDDKDGTLGLK; encoded by the coding sequence ATGGAGAATATAAATTTTGGTATCGATTTAGGCACAACCAACTCGGGCATAGGCAAATTTTATCAGGGAAAGGTTAATATATTTAAAAACCCGGTTGGTTTTCGCGACACGCTTCCATCGGTGGTAGCTTACCGAAACTCGCGAATTTTGGTAGGCGACAAAGCCCGCGAACTCATTTCGGTGCAGCCAGAAAACGTTTTTTCGAGCTTCAAGCGCAAAATGGGCAGCGAGCATATCTACGCAGTGCCTGCGATAAATGAAAACAAAACGGCGATTAATTTTTCGGAACTGGTATTAAGGGAGTTGATTAATTTTGTGGGCGATGATAAACCAACCGCCGCTGTAATTACCATCCCGGCATCGTTTGATACCATTCAATCAAACGCCACTAAAACCGCAGGCTACAATGCCGGCCTGCAAGAAATAGTGCTTTTGCAAGAGCCAATTGCCGCGTGTTTGGCTTATGCCAATCTGCAAAACATTCCCATTAACGAAGATAAAACCTGGTTGGTGTACGATTTCGGCGGCGGAACTTTTGATGTTGCGCTGGTAAACATAAATAATCGCGAACTGAAGGTGATGGACCATGAAGGCAACAACTTTTTAGGTGGGCTAGATATCGATAATTTGATGGTTGAGCATATTTTGTGCCCCGTTTTAGAAAGCGAGTTAGGAATAAGCGATTTATGGAAGCAAATAGTCGGCACGGAAGACAGCCCCTATAAAAAGCTCTTTTTCGAGTTACTTTATCGGGCAGAGGAAGCTAAAAAGGAATTATCCATCAAGGAAAGTGCATTTGTTGAACTGGATATAGACTCGAAATTTATCGAACTGGAAATTACAAGGCAACGTTTTAACGAACTGATTCACCCCAAGGTAATCGAAACGATTACGCTCACCAATCGGTTATTGCAAAAGAACAGCATTTCAAAACACCAGATTGAACGGATTATTCTGGTTGGGGGCACCACCTACATTCCTTATGTTAAAACCACATTGCAAAAGGAATTTGCTACCATTGTAGATTCGAGCATCGACCCAACCACGGCAATTATTGTGGGTGCCAGCTATTATGCAGGCACCAAAACCAGGCAGCTTAGCACGTCTATAACTGACGAAAAGGAAGTGCAAACGATGCTGAACGATGTAAAATTGGCGTACGAAGTAAATTCGCAAGATGATGATGAGTTGCTGGTTGCTTTGGTTCCGAACGAGTTTTCGGGCTATTACAGAATTACCAGAAGCGATGGCGGCTTTGATACCGGGTTGATTACTTTCCACTCTCGATTTACCGAGTTTTTGAAACTGATTCCGAAAAACAGTAACTTTTTTAACGTGAAGATTTTTGACAAGTATCAAAATCTGGTGTACGAAAAAGAAAATCTCGTAATCAATCACGGCATTTATAACATTACCGGCCAGCCTTTACCTAATGATATTTGCCTGGAGATAGATGACAGTTTGGGCACTACTTACCTCGAAAAGATTTTTAGAAAGAACGACATTCTGCCGCTCTCGAAAAAGCTTTACAAAACCATATCCAAACCAATTTTGAAGGATTCTGGCGAGAAGTTAATTATCAACATTGTTGAGGGCAGGGCAGAAACTTCACCCGCGAGCAACCTTTGTATCGGGTATTTAGAAATTAAATCGGAAATGTTATCGGCCAACTTGTTAAAAGGTACCGACATTGAGATCGATTTCGAGATTAGCGAATCAAGAGATTTAACGGTTAACGTTTTTATTGGCGCAATCGATTTGGAAATTACCGAGGTTTTTAATGCTTCTGCGAAACAGGTTTCACCATCAAAAATTCAGCACGAACTCGAAAATTCGTTAATCAATGTTGATGAGGAGTTACTTTCTTCCCATCATCAAGAATACAGCCCCACTATTGATCAACTTAACGATGTGCGCTTAGAAATAATTGATCTGTTGAGGGAATTGATTGAGATTGAAGGCGATTTGGTTACGGACCGGATTTACAACATAGATGAGCGCAAACGAAAAGTATTTCAAATTTACGACGATCTGGTGCGCAGAAAACACCTGTTGGCCGAGATCGATAACTATCAGACTTCCAAAATGGAGGTTAAAGAATCGTTACTCCTTAAACCAAATCCCCGAATCGAGGGTCTTTTTAATAAGGTGATTAAAAACGAAGCGCAGTTTTTGAATTCGAACCAGCTATCGTTGATCAAATCGAAAACTAAAGAGCTGGATAAAATCAGCAATGAGATTTATTATCAGGAAGATGAATCGTATATTAACCTATTTTATTTTTACGCCTACCGTGAGCTGAACGAATATGCTGATGAAAAGCTGGCAAGAAACTTTATTAATGGAGGCGAAAAGGCAATTGCAGAAGCTAATTACAAAGAGTTAAGAGGGATTATTAATGGTTTATACAGCCTCTTGAAAGAGAAGCCAAAAAATTATTTCGATGATAAAGACGGGACGTTGGGCCTGAAGTAA
- a CDS encoding DUF3820 family protein has translation MNPKILLDLVKMQMPYGKYKGALICNIPESYLLWYKDKGFPKGRLGELMATMFEIRVNGLEYLLTPLKNQHR, from the coding sequence ATGAACCCGAAAATATTACTCGATTTAGTAAAAATGCAAATGCCCTACGGAAAGTATAAAGGCGCACTGATTTGCAATATCCCAGAAAGTTATTTGCTTTGGTACAAGGATAAGGGCTTTCCGAAAGGAAGATTGGGCGAGTTAATGGCTACCATGTTCGAAATCAGGGTTAATGGCTTGGAGTATCTATTAACGCCGTTGAAAAATCAGCATCGATAA
- a CDS encoding ATP-binding protein produces MQGQISRYLKSTILGKIGKNKVVLLFGTRRVGKTWLIEQIAAEAGIESLFLNGEDQDVQKLLSTRTAANYKRILGNVKLLIIDEAQTIPEIGKILKLVIDTFKDLTIIASGSSAFDLSNQTGEPLTGRSLTYYLYPIAQLELAQYENGLQTAQNLEERLIFGAYPEIFQLDTVGEKSQYLTELVKSYLLKDILMYETVQNSSKLLELLKLIAFQVGSEVSIDELARSLAISKNTVDRYLDLLSKVFIIFKVGGYSNNLRKEVTKLSKWYFYDNGIRNAILNDFRLMPIRNDQGLLWENYLFSERIKKMSYQQQNVQHYFWRTYDQQEIDFIETKEGAITAVDFKWGNRKKKIPGFFAKNYPNATFSIGNKENYLDFIL; encoded by the coding sequence ATGCAAGGTCAAATTTCGAGATATTTAAAATCAACAATTCTTGGAAAGATAGGTAAGAATAAAGTTGTTTTGCTTTTTGGAACGCGGCGGGTTGGCAAAACCTGGCTCATTGAACAAATTGCTGCAGAAGCTGGCATTGAAAGTCTTTTTTTAAATGGAGAAGATCAAGATGTTCAGAAGCTGCTTTCAACAAGAACCGCAGCCAATTACAAGCGAATTTTAGGCAATGTAAAGCTGCTGATCATTGACGAGGCCCAAACGATACCTGAGATTGGAAAAATCTTGAAGCTGGTAATCGACACTTTTAAAGATTTAACCATTATTGCAAGTGGCTCTTCGGCTTTCGATCTTTCCAACCAAACAGGGGAACCATTAACGGGGAGAAGTTTAACCTATTACTTGTATCCCATTGCCCAGTTGGAGTTGGCACAATATGAAAACGGATTGCAAACGGCTCAAAACCTCGAAGAAAGGTTGATTTTTGGCGCTTACCCTGAAATATTTCAGTTGGATACCGTTGGCGAAAAAAGTCAATATTTAACAGAACTGGTTAAATCGTACTTACTAAAAGATATTTTGATGTACGAAACCGTTCAGAATAGCAGTAAGTTACTAGAATTGTTAAAATTAATTGCCTTTCAGGTCGGTTCGGAAGTGTCGATAGATGAACTTGCTCGATCTTTGGCGATTAGCAAAAATACCGTCGATCGTTACCTTGACTTGCTATCAAAAGTGTTCATTATTTTTAAAGTTGGTGGTTACAGCAACAACTTACGAAAAGAGGTTACAAAATTATCGAAATGGTACTTTTACGATAACGGCATTCGAAATGCGATACTTAACGATTTTAGATTAATGCCGATTCGTAATGATCAGGGCCTTTTGTGGGAAAATTACTTGTTTAGCGAACGAATAAAAAAGATGTCTTACCAGCAACAAAACGTACAACACTATTTTTGGCGCACCTACGATCAGCAGGAGATTGATTTTATTGAAACAAAGGAAGGCGCTATTACGGCGGTAGATTTTAAATGGGGCAATCGAAAAAAGAAGATTCCCGGTTTCTTTGCCAAAAACTATCCCAACGCAACGTTTTCAATCGGTAACAAAGAAAACTATTTAGATTTTATACTGTAA